A stretch of Buteo buteo chromosome 9, bButBut1.hap1.1, whole genome shotgun sequence DNA encodes these proteins:
- the C9H17orf113 gene encoding uncharacterized protein C17orf113 homolog isoform X1 — protein MVPPGKKPAGETSNSNKKCKRYFNEHWKEEFTWLEFDYERKLMFCIECRQALVKNKHGKAENAFTVGTDNFQRHALLRHVTSGAHRQALAVNREQLAFETRVRGHPELRSVIKVEVNPAKVAVLTTVYWMAKEEIPDEKCSSLLDFQKFNLCQALLASEHSEYYHPSSVREMQAAIAKVLHNEDRHRIKASPFVGLVVDETVDVLEHRSLAMFTTTVSPCNGQTSATFLGSFELPAGEASTVAGKVGEVMRSFGIPTMKITWLSADSASLVAERLSGVGTALTSLCPLLTEMHCLSHGSSLLPAESIVSIEYLQKYETTVDAVYRLYSSFRGESNGLQELRSVLDLCEIDLGSPKAVHWTSIFPAVEAIDSSWPTLVLLLESEAERSPVAHGLCEELKKFQFVAFTKILLDVLPVFQKLSRFFQIEDFDLSILKPIVSATATTLQAQKSASGQNLQEFLNEMNEHPRDDREGESRLYYKGVELANCSKVHLKHFERLKESYLESVRGNLLDRFPSRVLEAISSFSAIFNPKCYPQSLEDIGSYGVSELNFLLQAYSRVVVSERALSDFPLFKRIVFSLSQLSFKDLCVKLVYSNSEMHELFPDFAVLAAIALALPLGSVLAEKISRGRELLKRGRLRCTKDEGLSDLMKIAIDGPAINEFDFALAIEHYESMRESGFIVAQVK, from the exons ATGGTGCCTCCAGGGAAAAAGCCAGCTGGGGAAACTTCCAATTCCAATAAAAAATGTAAGCGCTATTTCAATGAGCACTGGAAGGAAGAATTTACCTGGCTGGAGTTTGACTATGAGAGGAAACTCATGTTTTGCATAGAGTGTCGGCAGGCGCTGGTGAAGAACAAGCACGGTAAAGCGGAGAACGCTTTTACCGTGGGCACGGACAACTTCCAACGCCATGCCCTGCTGCGGCACGTCACCTCCGGCGCGCACCGCCAGGCGCTGGCGGTGAACCGGGAGCAGCTGGCTTTCGAGACCCGCGTCCGCGGCCACCCGGAGCTGCGCTCGGTCATCAAGGTGGAGGTCAACCCGGCGAAGGTGGCCGTCCTCACCACTGTCTACTGGATGGCGAAGGAGGAGATCCCGGACGAGAAGTGCTCCTCCCTGCTCGACTTCCAGAAGTTCAACCTGTGCCAGGCGCTGCTGGCCTCCGAGCACAGCGAGTACTACCACCCCAGCAGCGTCAGGGAGATGCAG GCAGCGATCGCCAAAGTCCTGCACAACGAGGACAGGCACAGGATAAAAGCTTCGCCGTTTGTCGGGCTGGTGGTGGACGAGACGGTGGACGTCCTGGAGCACCGCAGCCTCGCCATGTTCACCACCACCGTCTCCCCCTGCAACGGGCAGACCTCCGCCACCTTCCTGGGGAGCTTCGAGCTGCCCGCTGGGGAGGCCTCCACGGTGGCGGGCAAGGTGGGCGAGGTGATGCGCTCCTTCGGCATCCCCACCATGAAGATCACCTGGCTCAGCGCCGACAGCGCCTCGCTGGTGGCCGAGCGGCTGAGCGGGGTGGGCACCGCGCTGACCTCCCTCTGCCCGCTCCTCACGGAGATGCACTGCCTGTCCCACGGGAGCTCCCTGCTGCCGGCCGAGAGCATCGTCAGCATCGAATACCTCCAGAAATACGAGACCACCGTGGATGCCGTGTACAGGCTCTATTCCAGCTTCAGGGGGGAAAGCAACGGCCTGCAGGAGCTGCGGAGCGTCCTGGACCTCTGTGAGATAGACCTCGGGAGCCCCAAAGCCGTCCACTGGACTTCTATTTTCCCCGCCGTGGAAGCCATCGATTCCTCGTGGCCCacgctggtgctgctgctggagagcgAGGCGGAGCGGTCGCCCGTGGCCCACGGCCTCTGCGAAGAGCTCAAGAAGTTCCAGTTTGTGGCCTTCACCAAGATCCTCCTGGACGTCCTCCCCGTCTTCCAGAAACTCAGCCGCTTCTTCCAGATCGAGGACTTCGACCTCTCCATCCTGAAGCCCATCGTCTCTGCCACGGCCACCACCCTGCAGGCCCAGAAGAGCGCCAGCGGCCAGAACCTCCAGGAGTTCCTCAACGAGATGAACGAGCACCCGCGGGACGACCGGGAGGGCGAGAGCCGCCTCTACTACAAGGGTGTCGAGCTGGCCAACTGCTCCAAGGTCCACCTGAAGCACTTTGAGCGCCTGAAGGAGAGCTACCTGGAGAGCGTGCGGGGCAACCTGCTGGACAGGTTCCCCAGCAGAGTCCTGGAGGCCATCAGCTCCTTCTCGGCCATCTTCAACCCCAAGTGCTACCCCCAGTCTTTGGAGGACATTGGCAGCTACGGGGTCAGCGAGCTGAATTTCCTCCTGCAGGCTTACTCCCGGGTGGTGGTGAGCGAGAGGGCCCTGAGCGATTTCCCCCTCTTCAAGCGGATCGTCTTCAGCCTCAGCCAGCTCTCCTTCAAGGACCTCTGCGTCAAGCTGGTCTACAGCAACTCTGAGATGCACGAGCTCTTCCCGGACTTCGCCGTCCTTGCGGCCATCGCCCTGGCCTTGCCACTGGGCTCGGTCCTTGCCGAGAAGATCAGCCGGGgccgggagctgctgaagcGCGGCCGGTTGCGCTGCACGAAGGACGAGGGGCTCTCCGACCTCATGAAGATCGCCATCGACGGGCCGGCCATCAATGAGTTTGACTTTGCGTTGGCCATCGAGCACTACGAGAGCATGAGGGAGTCCGGCTTCATTGTGGCACAGGTGAAGTGA
- the C9H17orf113 gene encoding uncharacterized protein C17orf113 homolog isoform X2 has protein sequence MAKEEIPDEKCSSLLDFQKFNLCQALLASEHSEYYHPSSVREMQAAIAKVLHNEDRHRIKASPFVGLVVDETVDVLEHRSLAMFTTTVSPCNGQTSATFLGSFELPAGEASTVAGKVGEVMRSFGIPTMKITWLSADSASLVAERLSGVGTALTSLCPLLTEMHCLSHGSSLLPAESIVSIEYLQKYETTVDAVYRLYSSFRGESNGLQELRSVLDLCEIDLGSPKAVHWTSIFPAVEAIDSSWPTLVLLLESEAERSPVAHGLCEELKKFQFVAFTKILLDVLPVFQKLSRFFQIEDFDLSILKPIVSATATTLQAQKSASGQNLQEFLNEMNEHPRDDREGESRLYYKGVELANCSKVHLKHFERLKESYLESVRGNLLDRFPSRVLEAISSFSAIFNPKCYPQSLEDIGSYGVSELNFLLQAYSRVVVSERALSDFPLFKRIVFSLSQLSFKDLCVKLVYSNSEMHELFPDFAVLAAIALALPLGSVLAEKISRGRELLKRGRLRCTKDEGLSDLMKIAIDGPAINEFDFALAIEHYESMRESGFIVAQVK, from the exons ATGGCGAAGGAGGAGATCCCGGACGAGAAGTGCTCCTCCCTGCTCGACTTCCAGAAGTTCAACCTGTGCCAGGCGCTGCTGGCCTCCGAGCACAGCGAGTACTACCACCCCAGCAGCGTCAGGGAGATGCAG GCAGCGATCGCCAAAGTCCTGCACAACGAGGACAGGCACAGGATAAAAGCTTCGCCGTTTGTCGGGCTGGTGGTGGACGAGACGGTGGACGTCCTGGAGCACCGCAGCCTCGCCATGTTCACCACCACCGTCTCCCCCTGCAACGGGCAGACCTCCGCCACCTTCCTGGGGAGCTTCGAGCTGCCCGCTGGGGAGGCCTCCACGGTGGCGGGCAAGGTGGGCGAGGTGATGCGCTCCTTCGGCATCCCCACCATGAAGATCACCTGGCTCAGCGCCGACAGCGCCTCGCTGGTGGCCGAGCGGCTGAGCGGGGTGGGCACCGCGCTGACCTCCCTCTGCCCGCTCCTCACGGAGATGCACTGCCTGTCCCACGGGAGCTCCCTGCTGCCGGCCGAGAGCATCGTCAGCATCGAATACCTCCAGAAATACGAGACCACCGTGGATGCCGTGTACAGGCTCTATTCCAGCTTCAGGGGGGAAAGCAACGGCCTGCAGGAGCTGCGGAGCGTCCTGGACCTCTGTGAGATAGACCTCGGGAGCCCCAAAGCCGTCCACTGGACTTCTATTTTCCCCGCCGTGGAAGCCATCGATTCCTCGTGGCCCacgctggtgctgctgctggagagcgAGGCGGAGCGGTCGCCCGTGGCCCACGGCCTCTGCGAAGAGCTCAAGAAGTTCCAGTTTGTGGCCTTCACCAAGATCCTCCTGGACGTCCTCCCCGTCTTCCAGAAACTCAGCCGCTTCTTCCAGATCGAGGACTTCGACCTCTCCATCCTGAAGCCCATCGTCTCTGCCACGGCCACCACCCTGCAGGCCCAGAAGAGCGCCAGCGGCCAGAACCTCCAGGAGTTCCTCAACGAGATGAACGAGCACCCGCGGGACGACCGGGAGGGCGAGAGCCGCCTCTACTACAAGGGTGTCGAGCTGGCCAACTGCTCCAAGGTCCACCTGAAGCACTTTGAGCGCCTGAAGGAGAGCTACCTGGAGAGCGTGCGGGGCAACCTGCTGGACAGGTTCCCCAGCAGAGTCCTGGAGGCCATCAGCTCCTTCTCGGCCATCTTCAACCCCAAGTGCTACCCCCAGTCTTTGGAGGACATTGGCAGCTACGGGGTCAGCGAGCTGAATTTCCTCCTGCAGGCTTACTCCCGGGTGGTGGTGAGCGAGAGGGCCCTGAGCGATTTCCCCCTCTTCAAGCGGATCGTCTTCAGCCTCAGCCAGCTCTCCTTCAAGGACCTCTGCGTCAAGCTGGTCTACAGCAACTCTGAGATGCACGAGCTCTTCCCGGACTTCGCCGTCCTTGCGGCCATCGCCCTGGCCTTGCCACTGGGCTCGGTCCTTGCCGAGAAGATCAGCCGGGgccgggagctgctgaagcGCGGCCGGTTGCGCTGCACGAAGGACGAGGGGCTCTCCGACCTCATGAAGATCGCCATCGACGGGCCGGCCATCAATGAGTTTGACTTTGCGTTGGCCATCGAGCACTACGAGAGCATGAGGGAGTCCGGCTTCATTGTGGCACAGGTGAAGTGA